In Actinomadura citrea, a single window of DNA contains:
- a CDS encoding MmgE/PrpD family protein translates to MTDAVEATARLGEWVARLDAARVPEPVLDRLSLVLLDVIGVTALGAGLEETSAMRSAWNAPPGPAPLIGAGRCVTVDAAAWLNATALVCLELDEGNKYAKGHPAAHGFPAVLALASEVDASGADTAAALLAAYEVASRFGRASRLRPGAHPHGSWGVAGAAAGCARLLGLGPDAVAAAIDTGAGLPVAGHFASATDGNPVRDAWMGAANLSGLVAARMAAAGSARNTGTAALSLGTLLGEFDPSELSGGLGDRWDIARGYFKRHASCSFTHPAADAVLDLRPGLDPSRITAVLVETHALGAGLASARWHNRLSAMFSTPFAVAAALLHGEVGPRTSLEDPRLRALARRVRLVEADDLTARLPDERAARVTVALADGTTRIREVPNPVGDADHRPLDEAELLALLRRWLPGLEDLIGRAAAFARELPALDHTGERLRELAGADETKEPK, encoded by the coding sequence GTGACGGATGCGGTGGAGGCCACGGCGCGGCTGGGGGAGTGGGTCGCGCGGCTGGACGCGGCGCGGGTGCCGGAGCCGGTGCTCGACCGGCTGTCGCTCGTGCTGCTCGACGTCATCGGCGTGACGGCGCTCGGCGCCGGGCTGGAGGAGACGAGCGCGATGCGCTCGGCATGGAACGCGCCCCCCGGGCCCGCGCCGCTGATCGGCGCCGGGCGCTGCGTCACGGTCGACGCCGCCGCCTGGCTGAACGCGACGGCCCTCGTCTGCCTCGAACTGGACGAGGGCAACAAGTACGCCAAGGGGCATCCGGCGGCGCACGGCTTCCCGGCCGTGCTGGCGCTGGCGTCGGAGGTGGACGCCTCCGGGGCGGACACGGCCGCCGCCCTGCTCGCCGCCTACGAGGTGGCGTCACGGTTCGGGCGGGCGTCGCGGCTGCGGCCGGGCGCGCACCCGCACGGGAGCTGGGGCGTCGCGGGCGCCGCCGCCGGATGCGCCCGGCTGCTCGGCCTCGGCCCGGACGCCGTCGCCGCCGCGATCGACACCGGTGCGGGGCTTCCGGTCGCGGGGCACTTCGCGTCCGCGACCGACGGCAACCCGGTGCGCGACGCCTGGATGGGCGCGGCCAACCTGTCCGGCCTGGTGGCGGCCCGGATGGCCGCGGCCGGGTCCGCCCGCAACACCGGGACGGCCGCGCTCTCGCTCGGGACCCTGCTGGGGGAGTTCGACCCGTCCGAGCTGAGCGGCGGGCTCGGGGACCGCTGGGACATCGCGCGCGGCTACTTCAAGCGGCACGCCTCCTGCTCGTTCACCCATCCGGCCGCCGACGCCGTCCTCGACCTGCGGCCCGGGCTCGACCCGTCCCGGATCACCGCGGTCCTGGTCGAGACGCACGCGCTCGGCGCCGGGCTGGCCTCGGCGCGCTGGCACAACCGGCTGTCGGCGATGTTCTCCACGCCGTTCGCCGTGGCCGCGGCCCTCCTGCACGGCGAGGTCGGACCGCGCACGAGCCTGGAGGACCCGCGGCTGCGGGCCCTCGCCCGGCGCGTCCGGCTGGTCGAGGCGGACGACCTGACGGCCCGGCTCCCGGACGAGCGCGCCGCGCGCGTCACCGTCGCGCTGGCCGACGGGACGACCCGGATCCGCGAGGTGCCGAACCCGGTGGGCGACGCCGACCACCGCCCCCTGGACGAAGCGGAGCTCCTGGCCCTGCTGAGGCGATGGCTGCCCGGACTCGAGGACCTGATCGGCAGGGCCGCGGCCTTCGCCCGCGAGCTGCCCGCCCTGGACCACACCGGTGAGCGCCTGCGCGAACTCGCCGGCGCAGACGAGACGAAGGAGCCGAAGTGA
- a CDS encoding ABC transporter ATP-binding protein, which yields MSPSGETVLTVSGVGKHFRGLRALADVDLRVAEGEILGVIGPNGAGKTTLFNVICGALAPDAGRVEFGGRDVTGASPDRIARAGMVRTFQLMRPFGSMTVLENVALAAQHRRQSPHRLRAGAMDVVERVGLGEWAHRGATELPTAGLKRLELARALAMRPRVLLLDEVLAGLVPAEREPVLDLLAALREEDGATLLFIEHIMAAVMRLSDRVLVLDQGRVLAAGTAAEVTSDPRVIEAYLGEEPDDAGD from the coding sequence ATGAGCCCGTCCGGCGAGACCGTGCTGACCGTGTCCGGCGTCGGCAAGCACTTCCGCGGCCTGCGGGCCCTGGCCGACGTCGACCTGCGGGTCGCCGAAGGCGAGATCCTCGGCGTCATCGGCCCGAACGGCGCCGGGAAGACGACGCTGTTCAACGTCATCTGCGGCGCCCTCGCCCCCGACGCGGGCCGGGTCGAGTTCGGCGGCCGGGACGTCACCGGCGCCTCGCCCGACCGCATCGCCCGCGCCGGAATGGTCCGGACGTTCCAGCTGATGCGGCCGTTCGGGAGCATGACCGTCCTGGAGAACGTCGCCCTGGCCGCCCAGCACCGCCGCCAATCGCCGCACCGCCTGCGGGCCGGGGCGATGGACGTCGTGGAGCGCGTCGGGCTCGGAGAGTGGGCGCACCGGGGCGCCACCGAACTGCCGACCGCCGGGCTCAAGCGGCTCGAACTCGCCCGCGCGCTCGCGATGCGGCCGAGGGTGCTGCTGCTGGACGAGGTCCTCGCCGGGCTCGTCCCGGCCGAGCGCGAACCCGTCCTGGACCTGCTCGCCGCGCTGCGGGAGGAGGACGGCGCGACGCTGCTGTTCATCGAGCACATCATGGCGGCCGTGATGCGGCTGTCGGACCGCGTCCTCGTCCTGGACCAGGGCCGGGTGCTGGCCGCCGGGACGGCCGCGGAGGTCACCTCCGACCCCCGCGTGATCGAGGCGTACCTCGGAGAGGAGCCGGACGATGCTGGCGATTGA
- a CDS encoding IclR family transcriptional regulator, producing the protein MTNQTAAPAPGGTEVAGRVADVLLLFAGGPEYLGVTAIGRELGISKAVVYRILQSLVSREMLEAGTSGYRLGPAAVALGVSALRRFNVRTAAAPVLRRLRDETGETTTLSGLVGDERVYLDQFESPREVKMTVEVGRRFPLHAGSSGRVILAFLPEERREAVLARPLAALTDRTVTGGPALRAELAETVREGVGVSFGERQADAGSVAAPLFGPDGEVHGSISVCGPRHRFTPEAVERYRTLVRDAAEEITRTWTAHR; encoded by the coding sequence GTGACCAACCAGACCGCCGCTCCGGCCCCGGGGGGAACCGAGGTCGCCGGGCGCGTCGCCGACGTGCTGCTGCTGTTCGCCGGCGGGCCCGAGTACCTCGGCGTCACCGCCATCGGTCGCGAGCTCGGCATCTCCAAGGCCGTCGTGTACCGCATCCTGCAGTCGCTCGTGTCGCGCGAGATGCTGGAGGCGGGCACGTCCGGCTACCGGCTCGGGCCCGCCGCCGTCGCCCTCGGCGTGAGCGCGCTGCGGCGCTTCAACGTCCGCACCGCCGCCGCGCCCGTGCTGCGCCGGCTGCGGGACGAGACCGGCGAGACGACCACGCTGTCGGGGCTCGTCGGCGACGAGCGGGTCTACCTCGACCAGTTCGAGAGCCCCCGCGAGGTCAAGATGACCGTCGAGGTCGGGCGGCGGTTCCCGCTGCACGCGGGCTCCTCGGGCCGGGTGATCCTCGCGTTCCTGCCCGAGGAGCGGCGCGAGGCCGTGCTGGCCCGCCCGCTGGCGGCGCTCACCGACCGGACCGTCACCGGCGGGCCTGCGCTGCGCGCCGAACTCGCCGAGACGGTCCGGGAGGGCGTCGGCGTCTCCTTCGGCGAGCGGCAGGCCGACGCCGGGTCGGTCGCCGCGCCCCTCTTCGGCCCGGACGGCGAGGTCCACGGCTCCATCAGCGTGTGCGGGCCCCGGCACCGCTTCACCCCCGAGGCCGTCGAGCGGTACCGGACGCTGGTCCGCGACGCCGCCGAGGAGATCACCCGGACCTGGACCGCGCACCGCTAG
- a CDS encoding hydantoin racemase: MRALAVTPIHLPSEEIRRRQARYDRLAPPGLSVELRDVGPAAPGSLDDEASIRASEHEVAAALARAGDGWDLAFPDCVLDPAVPEGPAPAGHAADQDVPVNGLLRLSSLYLSAMNVRFGAVVRNEAIGAELRRRLTAYGLDARTAGIEVLDLPFDAVADAGAWNAALGAAADALAAAGATAVINGCSAVDVAEHRFAARIVDPTALALRLMVIGGSA, encoded by the coding sequence ATGCGCGCCCTTGCCGTGACGCCGATCCATCTGCCGTCGGAGGAGATCCGAAGGAGGCAGGCGCGCTACGACCGGCTCGCCCCGCCGGGGCTGTCGGTCGAGCTGCGCGACGTCGGCCCCGCCGCGCCCGGTTCGCTGGACGACGAGGCGTCGATCCGCGCGTCCGAACATGAGGTCGCCGCCGCGCTGGCGCGGGCCGGGGACGGCTGGGATCTCGCCTTTCCCGACTGCGTGCTGGACCCGGCCGTGCCCGAGGGCCCTGCGCCCGCCGGCCACGCCGCCGACCAGGACGTTCCGGTGAACGGCCTGCTCAGGCTGAGTAGTCTGTATCTTTCTGCGATGAATGTACGTTTCGGTGCGGTGGTGCGGAACGAGGCGATCGGTGCGGAGCTGCGCCGCCGCCTCACGGCCTACGGCCTGGACGCCCGCACCGCCGGGATCGAGGTGCTGGACCTGCCCTTCGACGCCGTCGCCGACGCGGGCGCCTGGAACGCCGCCCTCGGCGCGGCGGCGGACGCGCTCGCCGCCGCCGGGGCCACCGCCGTGATCAACGGCTGCTCGGCCGTCGACGTCGCGGAGCACCGCTTCGCGGCCCGGATCGTCGACCCCACGGCCCTGGCCCTGCGGCTCATGGTGATCGGGGGGAGCGCGTGA
- a CDS encoding phosphodiesterase, producing MIVFAQLSDTHLDGGEGPAERAARVMDHLNGVPVDAVLVTGDIADHGEPAEYEQARKVLASGHPVLTCPGNHDRRGPYREVLLDEPPDGGPVNRAHEIAGATFLMCDSTVPGEDHGRLDDETIGWLDRRLAAAPDAPAFVCFHHPPVRLQIPYVDGIRQFGERRLAEVVLRHPQVVAVLCGHAHTAAATTFAGRPLLVAPGVVSTLRLPWQEGDIADLDAPPGVAFHVLDDEGRLSTHYRTF from the coding sequence ATGATTGTTTTCGCGCAGCTCAGCGACACCCATCTGGACGGCGGCGAGGGCCCGGCCGAACGCGCGGCCCGCGTCATGGACCACCTGAACGGCGTGCCGGTCGACGCCGTCCTCGTCACCGGGGACATCGCCGACCACGGCGAGCCCGCCGAGTACGAGCAGGCCCGCAAGGTCCTCGCGTCGGGGCATCCGGTACTGACCTGTCCCGGCAACCACGACAGGCGCGGCCCCTACCGGGAGGTCCTGCTGGACGAGCCGCCGGACGGCGGCCCGGTCAACCGCGCCCACGAGATCGCCGGGGCCACCTTCCTGATGTGCGACTCGACCGTCCCCGGCGAGGACCACGGGCGGCTCGACGACGAGACGATCGGGTGGCTCGACCGGCGGCTGGCCGCGGCGCCGGACGCCCCGGCGTTCGTCTGCTTCCACCACCCGCCCGTGCGGCTCCAGATTCCGTACGTGGACGGGATCCGGCAGTTCGGCGAGCGGCGCCTGGCCGAGGTGGTCCTGCGCCACCCGCAGGTCGTGGCGGTGCTGTGCGGGCACGCCCACACGGCGGCGGCCACGACCTTCGCGGGACGGCCCCTGCTCGTCGCGCCCGGCGTCGTGTCGACCCTCCGGCTGCCCTGGCAGGAGGGCGACATCGCCGACCTGGACGCTCCCCCGGGCGTCGCCTTCCACGTCCTGGACGACGAGGGGCGCCTGAGCACGCACTACCGCACCTTCTAG
- a CDS encoding ABC transporter ATP-binding protein, producing the protein MLAIDGLCAGYGRMRILHEVDLRLGEGEIVALVGANGAGKTTTLRAVCGQLRPTSGTVTFAGASTAGRRPDQLVRDGLVHVPEDRALFGTLTVEENLRMGAWTRPPAEAAARMGEVFELFPVLAERRAQIAQTFSGGQQQMLAIGRALMARPKLLMLDEPSTGLSPKLTWAVLDAVKRIRDTGVAVLLVEQNAKQALGIADRAYVMESGSTVLHGTGRELAGSAEVRKAYLGL; encoded by the coding sequence ATGCTGGCGATTGACGGGCTCTGCGCCGGCTACGGCCGCATGCGGATCCTGCACGAGGTCGACCTGCGGCTCGGCGAGGGCGAGATCGTCGCGCTCGTCGGCGCGAACGGCGCGGGCAAGACGACCACGCTGCGCGCGGTGTGCGGGCAGCTGAGGCCGACGTCCGGGACGGTCACGTTCGCGGGCGCGTCCACGGCCGGGCGGCGCCCGGACCAGCTCGTCCGGGACGGCCTCGTGCACGTTCCCGAGGACCGGGCCCTGTTCGGCACGCTCACGGTCGAGGAGAACCTGCGGATGGGCGCCTGGACCCGCCCGCCCGCCGAGGCCGCCGCCCGGATGGGGGAGGTGTTCGAGCTGTTCCCCGTCCTCGCCGAGCGCCGCGCGCAGATCGCGCAGACGTTCAGCGGCGGGCAGCAGCAGATGCTCGCGATCGGCCGCGCGCTGATGGCCCGGCCGAAGCTGCTCATGCTGGACGAGCCGTCCACCGGCCTTTCGCCCAAACTCACCTGGGCGGTGCTCGACGCGGTCAAGCGGATCCGCGACACCGGCGTCGCCGTGCTGCTCGTCGAGCAGAACGCCAAGCAGGCCCTCGGGATCGCCGACCGCGCCTACGTCATGGAGAGCGGATCGACCGTCCTGCACGGGACAGGCCGCGAACTGGCCGGATCCGCCGAGGTCAGGAAGGCGTACCTGGGGCTGTGA
- a CDS encoding FAD-binding protein, whose product MTGGPDLVVAGAGGGLAGALRAAELGLSVLVVEASEHFRRGNNTSMSTAMFPGAGSRWQKAAGVEDSPDRFAADIAAKTGGRADARLARTLAEVSGPLVEWLADSAGLPLSLVTDFNYPGHSVHRCHSVPGRHGSSVIDHLARRVREHPGIDLLVPAALVDVTTTGGPGAATTVRGALVRYPDGTQEEIPAGAVLLATNGFGADRALVRRHLPEIAEALYQGGERSRGDALRIGGGLGAATGYLDAYQGHGAVAAGAGTLVGWATIIHGGIMVDLDGRRFGDETRGYSEYAAELAARPGSTGWIVLDETIFEQCRPFQDFRDTVESGVLVWADDAEGLAEATGLPAGALARELEAGAAAARGERPDEHGRTHWERPLAAPYAAVRVVPALFHTQGGLLVDGDAAVVDPGDRPIPGLYAAGGAAAGISGHGAGGYLPGNGLLPAFGLAYLAAGAIARRTTTREN is encoded by the coding sequence GTGACCGGCGGACCCGACCTCGTCGTCGCGGGCGCCGGCGGCGGCCTCGCCGGGGCGCTGCGCGCCGCCGAACTCGGCCTCAGCGTGCTCGTCGTCGAGGCGAGCGAGCACTTCCGGCGCGGCAACAACACCTCGATGTCGACCGCGATGTTCCCCGGCGCGGGCTCGCGCTGGCAGAAGGCCGCGGGCGTCGAGGACTCCCCGGACCGGTTCGCCGCCGACATCGCGGCCAAGACCGGCGGACGCGCCGACGCCCGCCTCGCCCGCACGCTCGCCGAGGTCAGCGGCCCGCTCGTGGAGTGGCTCGCCGACTCGGCCGGGCTGCCGCTCTCCCTGGTCACCGACTTCAACTACCCCGGCCACTCCGTGCACCGCTGCCACTCCGTCCCCGGGCGGCACGGCTCCAGCGTGATCGACCACCTCGCCCGCCGCGTCCGCGAGCACCCGGGCATCGACCTGCTCGTCCCGGCCGCGCTCGTGGACGTGACGACCACGGGCGGCCCCGGTGCCGCCACCACCGTGCGCGGGGCGTTGGTCCGGTACCCGGACGGGACGCAGGAGGAGATCCCCGCCGGCGCCGTGCTCCTCGCCACCAACGGCTTCGGCGCCGACCGCGCCCTGGTGAGGCGCCACCTGCCCGAGATCGCGGAGGCCCTCTACCAGGGTGGCGAGCGGTCCCGCGGGGACGCGCTGCGCATCGGCGGCGGGCTCGGCGCCGCCACCGGCTACCTGGACGCCTACCAGGGGCACGGCGCCGTCGCCGCCGGCGCGGGCACCCTCGTCGGCTGGGCCACGATCATCCACGGCGGGATCATGGTGGACCTCGACGGGCGCCGGTTCGGCGACGAGACCCGCGGCTACTCCGAGTACGCCGCCGAACTGGCCGCCCGTCCCGGCTCCACCGGCTGGATCGTCCTGGACGAGACGATCTTCGAGCAGTGCCGGCCGTTCCAGGACTTCCGCGACACCGTCGAGTCGGGCGTCCTGGTCTGGGCCGACGACGCCGAGGGCCTCGCCGAGGCCACCGGCCTCCCCGCCGGGGCCCTCGCCCGCGAACTGGAGGCCGGCGCCGCCGCCGCGCGCGGGGAACGCCCCGACGAGCACGGCCGCACCCACTGGGAGCGCCCGCTCGCCGCCCCCTACGCCGCCGTCCGCGTCGTCCCCGCCCTCTTCCACACCCAGGGCGGGCTGCTCGTCGACGGTGACGCCGCCGTCGTCGACCCCGGCGACCGTCCCATCCCCGGCCTGTACGCCGCGGGCGGCGCCGCCGCCGGGATCTCCGGCCACGGCGCAGGCGGCTACCTGCCCGGCAACGGCCTGCTGCCCGCCTTCGGGCTCGCCTACCTGGCGGCCGGCGCCATCGCCCGCCGCACGACCACCCGCGAGAATTGA
- a CDS encoding dihydroorotase — protein MATTELLLKNVRVVRPDAPEGTEPEPLDIAVNDGAIARVAPGLPDDDAATVVDGRGRLAFPGVVDAHQHWGIYNELATDTRTESRAAAQGGVTTALTYMRTGQYYLNRGGPYREFFPEVLGAAQGNAYVDYAFHLAPMMARHIEEIPYLVEEHGVTSFKIFMFYGSHGLHGRSSSQSDFLMTPPDERYDVAHFEFVMRGVQKAREQLAEYAPHISLSLHCETAEIMTAYTRMVERDGSLTGLRAYSASRPPHSEGLAVTIASYLAHETGLPNINLLHLSSEKALSAALTMAGAFPHIDFRREVTIGHLLADVDTAHGLGGKVNPPLRERSDVEALWRHVLAGEVDWVVSDHACCRDEMKFGADRDDVFLAKSGFGGAEYLLPGLVGEGLKRGLPLQRVARLTSWNPARRYGLLNKGAIAEGYDADIALVDPDVSWTVRAADSESTQEYTPFEGFAMTARVTDTFVRGRRVYADGEITGAPAGRYLHRGR, from the coding sequence ATGGCGACGACCGAGCTGCTGCTGAAGAACGTGCGGGTGGTCCGCCCCGACGCCCCCGAAGGCACCGAGCCCGAACCCCTGGACATCGCCGTGAACGACGGCGCCATCGCGCGGGTCGCGCCCGGGCTGCCGGACGACGACGCCGCCACCGTGGTCGACGGCCGCGGGCGGCTCGCCTTCCCCGGCGTCGTGGACGCCCACCAGCACTGGGGCATCTACAACGAGCTGGCGACCGACACCCGCACCGAGAGCCGCGCCGCCGCGCAGGGCGGCGTCACCACGGCCCTGACCTACATGCGCACCGGCCAGTACTACCTGAACAGGGGAGGACCGTACCGCGAGTTCTTCCCCGAGGTGCTCGGCGCCGCACAGGGCAACGCCTACGTCGACTACGCCTTCCACCTCGCGCCGATGATGGCCCGCCACATCGAGGAGATCCCCTACCTGGTCGAGGAGCACGGCGTCACCTCGTTCAAGATCTTCATGTTCTACGGCAGCCACGGCCTGCACGGGCGCTCGTCCAGCCAGAGCGACTTCCTCATGACGCCGCCGGACGAGCGCTACGACGTGGCCCACTTCGAGTTCGTCATGCGCGGCGTCCAGAAGGCCCGCGAGCAGCTCGCCGAGTACGCGCCGCACATCTCCCTGTCGCTGCACTGCGAGACCGCCGAGATCATGACCGCGTACACCAGGATGGTGGAGCGCGACGGGTCGCTGACCGGGCTGCGCGCCTACAGCGCGTCCCGGCCCCCGCACTCGGAGGGCCTCGCCGTCACGATCGCGTCCTACCTCGCGCACGAGACGGGCCTGCCCAACATCAACCTGCTGCACCTGTCGTCGGAGAAGGCGCTGTCGGCCGCGCTGACCATGGCGGGCGCCTTCCCGCACATCGACTTCCGCCGCGAGGTCACCATCGGGCACCTGCTCGCCGACGTCGACACCGCGCACGGCCTGGGCGGCAAGGTCAACCCGCCGCTGCGCGAGCGCTCCGACGTCGAGGCGCTGTGGCGGCACGTCCTCGCCGGCGAGGTCGACTGGGTCGTCAGCGACCACGCCTGCTGCCGGGACGAGATGAAGTTCGGCGCCGACCGCGACGACGTCTTCCTCGCCAAGTCCGGCTTCGGCGGCGCCGAGTACCTGCTGCCCGGCCTCGTGGGCGAGGGACTGAAGCGCGGCCTGCCGCTCCAGCGCGTCGCCCGGCTGACGTCCTGGAACCCCGCCCGGCGCTACGGGCTGCTCAACAAGGGCGCCATCGCCGAGGGGTACGACGCCGACATCGCCCTGGTCGACCCGGACGTGTCCTGGACGGTCCGCGCCGCCGACTCCGAGTCGACGCAGGAGTACACGCCGTTCGAGGGCTTCGCCATGACCGCGCGGGTCACCGACACCTTCGTGCGCGGCCGCCGCGTCTACGCCGACGGCGAGATCACCGGCGCCCCCGCCGGCCGCTACCTCCACCGCGGCCGCTGA
- a CDS encoding branched-chain amino acid ABC transporter permease, with protein MTGITLTGRPGAGAARPAKAPPLRPQNRQLAVLAVLLLLAIPLPLVLPPAQGAVAVRILIFALMAIGWNVMSGFGGMFSFGHAAFFGLGAYTSAYLLVEHGVSPWIGMLAGMAVAAAVAVVIGFFAFRYRLKGAYFALATFAFAEMLRLVVTTTEFTGKAVGFTVPLIQGSSLWKIQFAADSPAYFWVALALAGLAALVSILFLYSRTGRYVTAIRDDELAAASLGTPVLRYKLVTVALSAAITAVAGALYTQYYLFVNPDLAFGSSVSIQAIAAVVIGGIGTVWGPVAGAVILGSLSDVTATLLRTPPGFLDFLQGRSGLDVAVYAVLLILIVRLLPKGIVGTIAARWRG; from the coding sequence ATGACCGGCATCACCCTCACCGGCCGCCCCGGCGCCGGCGCGGCCCGCCCGGCGAAGGCGCCGCCGCTGCGGCCGCAGAACCGGCAGCTCGCCGTCCTGGCGGTGCTGCTACTCCTGGCGATCCCGCTGCCGCTGGTGCTGCCGCCCGCGCAGGGAGCCGTCGCCGTCCGCATCCTGATCTTCGCGCTGATGGCGATCGGCTGGAACGTGATGAGCGGGTTCGGCGGCATGTTCAGCTTCGGGCACGCCGCGTTCTTCGGCCTCGGCGCCTACACCAGCGCCTACCTGCTGGTCGAGCACGGGGTGTCGCCCTGGATCGGGATGCTCGCCGGGATGGCGGTCGCGGCGGCCGTCGCCGTGGTCATCGGGTTCTTCGCGTTCCGCTACCGGCTCAAGGGCGCCTACTTCGCGCTGGCGACGTTCGCGTTCGCCGAGATGCTCCGGCTGGTGGTCACCACGACGGAGTTCACGGGCAAGGCGGTCGGGTTCACCGTCCCGCTGATCCAGGGGTCCTCGCTCTGGAAGATCCAGTTCGCGGCGGACTCGCCCGCCTACTTCTGGGTCGCGCTCGCCCTCGCGGGCCTCGCCGCCCTGGTCAGCATCCTGTTCCTGTACTCGCGGACCGGACGCTACGTCACCGCGATCCGCGACGACGAGCTCGCGGCGGCGTCCCTCGGTACGCCGGTCCTGCGGTACAAGCTGGTCACGGTCGCGCTGTCGGCCGCGATCACCGCCGTCGCCGGAGCCCTCTACACGCAGTACTACCTGTTCGTGAACCCGGATCTGGCGTTCGGGTCCTCGGTGTCGATCCAGGCGATCGCGGCCGTGGTCATCGGCGGCATCGGCACGGTCTGGGGGCCGGTCGCGGGCGCGGTCATCCTGGGCTCGCTGTCGGACGTCACCGCGACGCTGCTGCGGACCCCGCCCGGCTTCCTGGACTTCCTGCAGGGGCGCAGCGGCCTGGACGTCGCGGTCTACGCGGTCCTGCTGATCCTGATCGTCCGGCTGCTCCCCAAGGGAATCGTCGGCACGATCGCCGCGAGGTGGCGCGGATGA
- a CDS encoding branched-chain amino acid ABC transporter permease encodes MSDIGTKAQSPPTPAVRRRLPGGVTAAVLKRAAVTGGLVAAAIAVALIKSGSGLVVWQSVVTGLLMGGLYGLIAMGLTLIFGVLDIVNFAHGALLAIAMFIAFGVVQGTGLHPYLTLLVAVPALFLIGAAVHRGLLGGTGGASLENQLLITLGLSLLLENGLLMFFGAEPKNVALPGDFQFSLFGAVVSGARLYAFLGAVLIGAALFWMLRRTRFGTAIRAVAANRPGAELVGVNVRRVHTLTFAIGTACAGAAAVLAAPLVTVTPTLGEQFNITAFVVVVLGGMGNVAGALAGGLLIGLVEQLTTIYMDGQSSLLGVFAVFLVVLFLRPQGLFGRRA; translated from the coding sequence ATGAGCGACATCGGAACCAAGGCCCAGTCCCCTCCCACCCCCGCCGTCCGGCGCCGTCTTCCCGGCGGCGTGACGGCGGCCGTCCTCAAGCGCGCCGCCGTCACCGGCGGCCTGGTGGCGGCCGCGATCGCGGTCGCCCTGATCAAGTCCGGCAGCGGCCTCGTCGTCTGGCAGTCGGTGGTCACCGGCCTGCTGATGGGCGGGCTGTACGGGCTCATCGCGATGGGCCTCACGCTCATCTTCGGCGTGCTCGACATCGTGAACTTCGCGCACGGGGCGCTGCTCGCCATCGCGATGTTCATCGCGTTCGGCGTCGTGCAGGGCACCGGCCTGCACCCCTACCTGACGCTGCTGGTCGCCGTCCCCGCGCTGTTCCTGATCGGGGCGGCCGTGCACCGCGGCCTGCTCGGCGGGACGGGAGGCGCGTCGCTGGAGAACCAGCTGCTCATCACGCTCGGCCTGTCGCTGCTGCTGGAGAACGGCCTGCTGATGTTCTTCGGCGCCGAGCCCAAGAACGTCGCGCTGCCCGGCGACTTCCAGTTCTCGCTGTTCGGCGCGGTCGTGTCGGGCGCCCGGCTGTACGCCTTCCTCGGCGCCGTCCTGATCGGCGCGGCGCTGTTCTGGATGCTGCGCCGCACCCGGTTCGGCACGGCGATCCGCGCGGTGGCCGCGAACCGGCCTGGTGCGGAACTGGTCGGCGTGAACGTCCGCCGCGTCCACACGCTGACGTTCGCTATCGGCACCGCCTGCGCCGGAGCGGCGGCCGTGCTGGCCGCGCCGCTCGTCACGGTGACGCCCACGCTCGGCGAGCAGTTCAACATCACCGCCTTCGTCGTGGTGGTGCTGGGCGGCATGGGCAACGTGGCGGGGGCGCTCGCGGGCGGGCTGCTCATCGGGCTGGTCGAGCAGCTCACCACGATCTACATGGACGGCCAGAGCTCGCTGCTCGGCGTGTTCGCCGTCTTCCTGGTCGTGCTGTTCCTCCGCCCGCAGGGACTGTTCGGGAGGCGAGCATGA